A section of the Candidatus Moraniibacteriota bacterium genome encodes:
- a CDS encoding ChbG/HpnK family deacetylase: protein MGRPKLIITADDYGMSPRFNQGLLETANAGLITGISVMIKRKYIRKSELLRLRIPLGLHLELGSESTYKEIVSQIKRFMKRFDRLPAYIDGHQHQHLTPKNLGHVIRAAKHFGLPVRSRLTEDRVVLKKSGVITPDNFISWHPSRLPVLAERVAQTKKLPVSELVVHPGYHDIRCRYRYNEEREQELHILHSTHFRKLVRGFQLVSYTDITSPDSHARTTTSVELKKRVRSQAINA from the coding sequence ATGGGACGCCCGAAACTCATCATCACCGCCGATGATTACGGGATGTCTCCGCGCTTCAATCAGGGTCTGCTCGAAACTGCGAACGCCGGACTCATTACCGGCATCTCAGTCATGATCAAGCGGAAATATATCCGGAAGTCGGAACTCCTCAGACTCAGGATTCCCCTCGGCCTGCATCTCGAACTTGGATCAGAGTCGACCTACAAAGAAATTGTTTCGCAGATTAAACGTTTCATGAAACGTTTCGATCGTCTGCCCGCCTACATCGATGGTCACCAGCATCAGCACCTCACACCGAAGAATCTCGGCCATGTCATCCGTGCCGCCAAACATTTTGGCCTTCCCGTCCGATCGCGCCTGACTGAGGACCGAGTAGTCTTAAAAAAATCTGGTGTCATAACTCCAGACAATTTCATCTCTTGGCATCCGTCTCGGCTTCCTGTGCTTGCCGAAAGAGTTGCTCAGACGAAAAAATTACCCGTTTCCGAACTCGTCGTGCACCCTGGCTACCACGATATACGTTGCCGCTACCGATACAATGAGGAGCGCGAACAGGAACTGCACATCCTCCACAGTACTCACTTCAGAAAACTTGTCCGTGGGTTTCAGCTGGTGAGCTATACTGATATCACTAGTCCAGACTCCCATGCTCGAACAACCACCTCAGTTGAACTTAAAAAAAGAGTCCGCAGCCAAGCCATCAACGCTTGA
- the dnaA gene encoding chromosomal replication initiator protein DnaA: MTNEDLWKAALGQIELSLSKANFITWFKNTSILSMENGRVVIGVPNGFAKEWLENKYNLYIIKALKSLAPEIQDIKCSIAPNSHRKNGPETFVKSMDGARPSSIVQPESPLPSGFSRKRIAEKPVLTAPSGEIFRSNLNTRYTFENFIVAENNELARAACFAISQNLGHLYNPLFIYGGVGLGKTHLLQALGNEIAAKQPEKRVKYITSERFTSELVESIKNQTVDQFKAAYEHIDLLIIDDVQFLSGREKTQSEFFHIFNALYQLNKQIVISSDRTPKAIPTLEERLRSRFEGGMIADISRPSLETRAAILETKAQEKGVIIDSASIHFIAEHVKENVRELEGALARVSAYSEFQKVPIGLSLVQKALSDMLVQTKKSVKLDDIVKIVSDFYGVPVEEMVKKGRKKEVAHPRQVAMYLLRTELDTPFSTIGDFFGGRDHTTVLHAVDKITKNRESTLRIREEIASLKEKLQVAPV, translated from the coding sequence ATGACAAATGAGGATCTTTGGAAAGCTGCTCTAGGACAGATTGAACTTTCCCTTTCAAAAGCCAATTTTATTACCTGGTTTAAAAATACGTCTATTCTTTCGATGGAAAATGGGCGCGTTGTGATTGGCGTTCCGAATGGATTTGCAAAAGAGTGGCTTGAAAATAAGTATAATCTATACATCATAAAGGCTCTGAAAAGCCTCGCTCCGGAAATCCAGGATATAAAGTGCTCCATTGCACCCAATAGCCATCGAAAAAATGGACCAGAAACCTTTGTTAAGTCGATGGATGGAGCACGCCCCTCTTCCATTGTTCAGCCGGAGAGCCCGCTCCCAAGCGGCTTTTCGAGAAAAAGAATCGCAGAAAAACCCGTATTGACCGCACCAAGCGGAGAAATCTTCCGCAGCAACCTTAACACTCGTTACACATTCGAGAATTTCATTGTCGCAGAGAATAATGAGTTGGCTCGAGCGGCCTGCTTTGCTATTTCTCAAAACTTGGGACACTTGTATAACCCACTCTTCATCTACGGAGGGGTCGGCCTAGGGAAAACCCATCTTCTCCAAGCCCTAGGGAATGAAATCGCCGCTAAACAACCGGAAAAAAGAGTGAAATACATCACTTCGGAACGCTTTACGAGCGAGCTGGTCGAATCCATCAAGAATCAGACGGTCGATCAGTTCAAAGCCGCCTATGAACACATCGACCTTCTCATCATCGACGATGTCCAATTCCTGTCTGGCCGAGAGAAAACCCAGAGTGAATTCTTCCACATTTTCAATGCCCTGTATCAGCTCAATAAGCAAATAGTCATTTCCAGCGACCGGACACCGAAGGCAATACCCACCCTTGAGGAGCGTCTCCGTTCCCGGTTCGAAGGCGGAATGATTGCCGATATCAGCCGACCGAGCCTCGAGACACGTGCGGCCATCTTGGAAACAAAGGCTCAAGAGAAGGGTGTTATCATCGATTCCGCCTCAATCCACTTCATCGCAGAGCACGTGAAGGAAAATGTCCGAGAACTCGAGGGTGCCCTCGCTCGCGTGAGTGCCTACAGTGAATTCCAAAAAGTCCCGATTGGTCTTTCTTTGGTTCAAAAAGCACTTTCAGATATGCTCGTCCAAACGAAAAAATCAGTTAAATTGGATGATATTGTTAAAATAGTGAGTGATTTTTATGGTGTACCTGTCGAAGAAATGGTGAAAAAGGGACGGAAGAAGGAAGTGGCTCACCCACGGCAAGTCGCTATGTATCTCCTTCGCACTGAACTCGATACGCCTTTTTCCACAATCGGGGACTTCTTCGGCGGGCGGGATCATACTACTGTTCTCCATGCTGTAGACAAAATCACAAAAAATCGTGAATCGACGCTCCGGATACGAGAAGAGATTGCTTCTTTAAAAGAAAAACTTCAGGTCGCGCCTGTATAA
- a CDS encoding DUF721 domain-containing protein translates to MRPLKEYIGKRSGASSQAPLDDKTVYFLFRKIIQEEYGTRGVAELEPVAFSDGVLSIKSNNPLYSSELWIRRETIIGRMNTALEQDAIQELRLVRYAP, encoded by the coding sequence ATGCGTCCACTGAAGGAATATATCGGTAAACGGAGCGGGGCATCGTCTCAGGCGCCGCTCGATGACAAAACGGTTTATTTTCTCTTTCGGAAAATCATCCAGGAAGAGTACGGTACGCGTGGTGTGGCTGAGCTTGAGCCGGTGGCATTTTCGGATGGGGTGCTGTCGATAAAATCAAACAACCCGCTGTATTCGAGCGAGCTGTGGATCCGGCGTGAGACGATTATTGGTAGGATGAATACCGCGCTCGAGCAAGATGCCATTCAAGAGCTCCGCCTCGTCCGTTACGCGCCTTAG
- a CDS encoding DUF1704 domain-containing protein gives MRRFRRYSEFIYGKPSMEVFNYTLQQVRRELGDIATQNRDSLVQQAVSSLLDDLPEANDVSTIDGPDKSILPVVKSQTEHDLGNILNIPDVPEKLSDEEIRAAFGSALESLSAEGWIAVIDPKRTGISVNQEKKVVQVPPGRNMTTKELRELIAHEIGTHTARRLNGERTKLKLLGLGLDRYEGGEEGIATL, from the coding sequence ATGCGGAGGTTCCGACGTTACTCAGAATTTATCTACGGCAAGCCTTCGATGGAAGTTTTCAATTATACCCTGCAACAAGTCCGCAGGGAGCTCGGGGATATCGCCACTCAGAACAGAGACTCTCTAGTCCAACAGGCGGTCTCCAGCCTGCTCGATGATCTCCCGGAAGCAAACGATGTCTCAACGATTGATGGGCCGGATAAATCGATTCTACCGGTTGTAAAGAGTCAGACCGAGCATGACCTTGGAAATATCCTAAACATCCCTGATGTTCCTGAGAAATTATCCGACGAAGAGATACGCGCAGCTTTTGGGTCGGCCCTTGAGTCCCTATCAGCCGAAGGATGGATTGCCGTCATTGATCCGAAACGAACTGGAATTAGTGTAAACCAGGAGAAAAAAGTGGTCCAGGTACCACCCGGACGAAACATGACGACTAAGGAGCTCAGGGAACTGATCGCACATGAGATCGGAACCCACACCGCGAGGCGACTCAATGGCGAACGTACCAAGCTCAAACTCCTCGGACTGGGACTTGATCGCTACGAAGGTGGTGAAGAAGGGATCGCAACCCTCTGA
- a CDS encoding penicillin-binding protein yields the protein MLYFSHKFNFPRPSFRRRPAIEIVGMNPSPKTPWPWKKIWLAVAIASGVGFVAIVGLFLYIAKDLPSPGNVRDRFVAESTKIYDRSGTHLLYEVHGEEKRTVIPFSDMPDVVKYATISLEDQDFYHHYGIKLSSIARAILKDIITLDKSQGGSTITQQLVKNTLLSNEKALSRKVKEVILALELETKYSKDEILEMYLNEIPYGSNAYGIEAAAETFFGKPASELGLDEAALLAALPQATTYYSPYGSHTEALSGRQTYALQQMANLGYITAEQAEEAINADTLGKIAPQKDIIAAPHFVMYIKDYLQEKYGDRAVEEGGYRVTTTLDWDKQMIAEEAVRSGAEKNKRWKAANAALVAIDPKTGQLLSMVGSKDYFGASEPANCIAGKTCLFEANFNVTTAPRQPGSSFKPYVYLTAFTKGYIPETLLYDVETDFDTDDGKSYKPQNYDGKFHGPLSMAQSLAQSLNIPAVKTLYLAGVNTAIDTAKRLGIQGLDNPDRLGLSLVLGGGEVRLLDHVHAFSTLATGGVKHPLAVILRIEDAKGTVLEEFQGGPGERVVDEKYVTMLEHIMSTNDYRAPVFGENSPLRFDQRDVAAKTGTTNEFRDGWTIGFTPSLAVGVWAGNNNNSPMVAGADGVNVAAPIWRAFLDQTLTNYATERFPKYEKESIDKPMLGGELEDKKDLKVCEIPGEDNKYCIANKYCPDGKSEKKDFVEPHDILHYVKRDDPRGDQPDKPEKDSQYKNWEKAVKEWYKKQKGVIAEEPPEKDCSADDFKKYQPSVSLSLPSSTNSSALTISAGVNAPYGVSKLTFSVEGDTIGERSEKPYSITYSIPASQNNSTIDVKVTLEDKNGNTTSADGSVSVAY from the coding sequence ATGCTTTATTTCAGCCATAAATTCAATTTTCCACGGCCCAGTTTCCGTCGCCGACCGGCGATTGAAATTGTCGGTATGAATCCGAGTCCCAAAACACCCTGGCCCTGGAAGAAAATCTGGCTCGCTGTGGCCATCGCCAGCGGGGTCGGGTTTGTAGCTATCGTCGGACTCTTTCTCTACATCGCCAAAGACCTGCCGAGCCCCGGCAATGTCCGTGATCGCTTCGTCGCTGAATCGACCAAGATTTACGACCGATCCGGCACCCACCTCCTCTATGAAGTCCACGGGGAAGAGAAACGCACGGTTATCCCCTTTTCGGATATGCCCGACGTCGTGAAGTACGCGACCATTTCGCTCGAAGACCAAGACTTCTACCATCACTACGGTATCAAGCTCTCATCTATCGCCCGAGCGATCTTGAAAGACATTATCACCCTCGACAAGTCCCAGGGCGGATCCACGATCACTCAGCAGCTCGTGAAGAACACACTTCTCTCGAATGAGAAGGCTTTGTCGCGAAAGGTGAAGGAGGTCATCCTCGCACTCGAACTCGAGACCAAGTACTCAAAGGATGAAATTCTCGAAATGTACCTCAATGAAATCCCCTACGGATCAAATGCTTACGGGATCGAAGCGGCTGCGGAAACATTCTTCGGCAAGCCCGCTAGCGAGCTCGGCCTCGACGAAGCAGCGCTTCTCGCGGCGCTCCCCCAGGCGACCACGTATTATTCACCCTATGGGTCTCACACCGAAGCCCTCTCGGGCCGACAGACGTATGCACTCCAGCAAATGGCTAATCTCGGCTATATCACGGCTGAGCAGGCTGAAGAGGCGATCAATGCTGACACACTCGGGAAGATAGCTCCCCAAAAAGATATCATCGCAGCGCCGCACTTTGTCATGTATATCAAGGACTACCTCCAAGAGAAGTATGGCGACCGGGCGGTCGAAGAAGGTGGATATCGAGTCACGACTACCCTCGACTGGGACAAGCAAATGATTGCTGAAGAGGCTGTCCGCTCGGGAGCGGAAAAAAATAAGCGTTGGAAAGCCGCCAATGCCGCCCTCGTCGCTATCGACCCCAAGACCGGCCAGCTCCTCTCTATGGTTGGTTCCAAGGATTACTTTGGGGCATCCGAGCCTGCCAACTGTATCGCTGGGAAAACCTGTCTCTTTGAGGCGAACTTCAATGTGACAACCGCTCCCCGTCAGCCAGGATCTTCATTCAAGCCATATGTCTATCTGACCGCCTTCACTAAAGGATACATCCCCGAGACACTCCTATACGATGTCGAGACGGATTTCGACACGGATGATGGCAAAAGCTACAAGCCTCAGAACTACGACGGAAAATTTCACGGGCCGTTGTCTATGGCCCAGTCCCTCGCTCAGTCGCTGAATATCCCCGCCGTGAAGACACTCTACCTCGCGGGGGTGAATACTGCCATCGACACCGCGAAGCGTCTCGGCATCCAGGGACTCGACAATCCTGATCGACTCGGCCTCTCACTTGTCTTGGGTGGTGGTGAAGTCCGGCTTCTCGATCATGTCCACGCGTTCTCAACGCTCGCTACGGGTGGAGTGAAGCATCCGTTGGCAGTCATCTTGAGGATTGAAGATGCCAAGGGGACGGTCTTGGAAGAATTTCAAGGTGGCCCCGGTGAGCGAGTCGTGGATGAGAAATACGTGACCATGCTCGAACATATCATGTCCACCAATGACTACCGCGCACCCGTTTTCGGCGAAAACAGCCCGCTTCGCTTTGACCAGCGCGACGTCGCAGCCAAGACCGGCACGACGAATGAATTCCGCGATGGCTGGACGATTGGTTTCACCCCCTCGCTCGCAGTTGGCGTCTGGGCCGGGAATAATAACAACAGCCCGATGGTTGCTGGAGCGGATGGGGTGAATGTCGCCGCGCCGATTTGGCGAGCCTTTTTGGACCAAACGCTGACCAACTACGCGACTGAACGCTTCCCGAAATACGAAAAAGAATCTATCGATAAACCGATGCTCGGGGGCGAACTTGAAGACAAGAAGGATTTGAAGGTCTGTGAGATACCGGGTGAAGATAATAAGTATTGCATTGCTAATAAATACTGTCCGGACGGCAAATCAGAGAAAAAGGATTTTGTTGAACCACACGACATCCTCCATTATGTGAAGCGTGATGACCCCCGTGGTGACCAGCCGGATAAGCCAGAGAAAGATAGTCAGTACAAGAATTGGGAAAAGGCAGTGAAGGAATGGTACAAGAAGCAGAAGGGCGTCATCGCCGAAGAGCCGCCAGAGAAAGATTGTAGCGCGGATGACTTCAAAAAATACCAACCCTCCGTCAGTCTCAGCCTTCCGAGCTCGACCAACTCGAGCGCACTCACGATCAGCGCGGGGGTAAATGCTCCCTATGGGGTTTCCAAACTCACCTTCTCCGTCGAAGGGGACACCATTGGCGAACGGAGCGAAAAGCCTTATTCAATAACCTATTCCATCCCCGCCAGCCAGAATAACTCGACCATCGACGTTAAAGTCACGCTCGAGGACAAGAATGGCAATACGACAAGCGCGGACGGGTCTGTTTCGGTCGCCTACTAA
- a CDS encoding DUF1704 domain-containing protein codes for MLFRYYFIKNLSRGIDSAESEKRAANTAWGRTVRTFRGTDSKTPGACFTKDIIYREGNIAIWETLYKKIPEMQRWNVGKYDPSNPRHIWVLDQLGITDADLEKLNVKE; via the coding sequence ATGCTTTTCCGTTACTACTTCATCAAAAACCTCTCCAGAGGGATTGATTCTGCTGAATCAGAGAAGAGGGCAGCGAATACCGCCTGGGGACGTACGGTCCGGACTTTTCGAGGTACTGATAGCAAAACTCCCGGGGCTTGCTTCACTAAAGACATTATCTATCGCGAAGGGAATATCGCCATCTGGGAAACACTTTACAAAAAAATTCCCGAGATGCAACGTTGGAATGTCGGAAAATATGACCCGTCTAACCCTCGCCACATCTGGGTGCTCGACCAGCTCGGCATTACCGATGCTGACCTCGAAAAGCTCAATGTGAAAGAGTAG
- a CDS encoding flippase, translated as MALARKIAYNVVFNSALKVTSTVFIALLSIRLITGYLGQEGFGEYATVLAFFAFFGAIGDLGLANITAREIAKPTVDEAEFFGKVASLRVLMSALIIIIAPLILFWFHYSASVKGGVVVITVALLFAQFSTLLNGIFQKRLAMDRVAMVEFVGKILQFVLVYLAVRFDLGFLAIVSAVLFTMFFNAAVELFLSRKFLQFHFSWDAPFWKRFMHDAWPLGLTAIITFAYFKLDTIILSLLQPAAHVGIYNVAYKIMENLIFFPAMLVGLILPLLSRAHQADPILFREIADKTAKVFIAIVLPIIIATLILAPEIVAVVSGGGFEVSADVLRILIFSLAGIFFGHYFNMLILVGNAQKRLLKALTLVAVVNVSLNLILIREFSYFGAAVSSATTEALVVILSGVITYRTLGFFPKPDRLPRIFLSAAVMAVVLVLSAALPFIVRLLLAGVSYGVLLWLTRAVTSLEVMSIFSDKEGTKDERFESVSV; from the coding sequence ATGGCTCTGGCCAGAAAAATCGCCTACAATGTCGTCTTCAATTCGGCGCTCAAAGTGACGTCGACGGTTTTTATTGCGCTGCTCTCCATCCGGCTCATCACTGGCTATCTCGGACAGGAAGGCTTCGGAGAATATGCCACCGTACTCGCCTTTTTCGCTTTTTTTGGGGCCATTGGTGACCTGGGGCTTGCCAATATCACGGCTCGGGAAATTGCCAAGCCGACGGTGGATGAGGCGGAGTTTTTCGGAAAAGTCGCATCCCTTCGCGTTCTCATGAGCGCCTTGATTATCATTATCGCTCCACTGATTCTCTTCTGGTTCCACTACAGCGCATCGGTCAAGGGTGGAGTGGTGGTTATCACCGTCGCGCTCCTCTTCGCCCAATTCAGCACGCTTCTCAATGGTATTTTCCAGAAACGGCTCGCGATGGATCGGGTGGCGATGGTGGAATTCGTGGGGAAGATCCTCCAGTTCGTACTCGTCTATCTCGCTGTCCGTTTTGATCTCGGCTTTCTTGCGATTGTGAGTGCGGTCTTGTTTACGATGTTTTTCAATGCAGCCGTCGAGCTTTTTCTTTCACGAAAATTTTTACAGTTTCATTTTTCTTGGGACGCCCCCTTTTGGAAGCGTTTCATGCACGATGCTTGGCCACTCGGCTTGACCGCGATTATTACCTTCGCGTATTTCAAGCTCGATACGATCATCCTCTCACTTCTCCAACCCGCGGCGCATGTCGGTATCTACAATGTTGCCTACAAAATTATGGAGAACCTGATTTTCTTCCCGGCCATGCTCGTCGGTCTCATCCTCCCACTCCTGTCACGCGCCCACCAGGCTGATCCTATCCTCTTTCGAGAGATCGCTGACAAGACCGCCAAGGTCTTCATCGCCATTGTCCTGCCGATTATTATCGCGACGCTCATCCTTGCGCCCGAGATCGTCGCGGTGGTGAGCGGCGGCGGGTTTGAGGTCTCGGCTGATGTGCTCCGCATCCTCATCTTTTCTCTCGCGGGTATCTTTTTCGGACACTACTTCAACATGCTGATCCTCGTCGGTAATGCACAGAAGCGGCTCTTGAAGGCACTTACCTTGGTCGCTGTGGTAAATGTCTCGTTGAATCTCATTTTGATTCGAGAGTTCTCTTACTTCGGGGCAGCCGTCTCATCTGCGACCACAGAAGCTTTGGTCGTCATCCTCTCGGGAGTGATTACGTACCGCACGCTCGGTTTTTTCCCGAAACCAGATCGGTTGCCCAGAATTTTCCTTTCGGCTGCAGTCATGGCAGTGGTGCTGGTCCTTTCTGCCGCACTCCCCTTCATTGTGAGACTGCTCTTGGCGGGTGTTTCTTATGGAGTGCTCTTGTGGCTGACTCGCGCGGTGACGTCGCTCGAGGTGATGAGTATTTTCAGCGATAAGGAAGGAACTAAAGATGAACGCTTCGAATCTGTATCTGTCTAG
- a CDS encoding glycosyltransferase family 2 protein produces the protein MSPLSVAVIVLNYRGEQVLPRCLASLELAIGPQDRVLIVDNGHEETLMAAMRSRYPWVEVIRTEANGGFAAGMNFGIRQMLEHGEFDAFWLLNNDASVAPDALGQLKQALTECGGRALFSPAIITTEQQTPWFAGGRIDFFRMRTKHEQSFISEHTPYETGFLTGCALFIPREAMASIGLLDERYFLYYEDAAYSLQAARAGLKLWVIPEARVSHSEESRENPTKTYWLVRSGVEFFLRESRGLWWLWVRCVLVLRQLKNWVEVRYRPRPVADEVKRAYTDVSL, from the coding sequence ATGTCGCCCCTGTCAGTTGCTGTCATCGTCTTAAATTACCGAGGCGAGCAGGTGCTTCCTCGCTGCCTCGCCTCGCTTGAGCTGGCGATTGGTCCACAGGATCGAGTGCTGATTGTTGACAATGGTCACGAAGAAACGCTCATGGCGGCGATGCGCAGCCGCTACCCATGGGTCGAAGTGATACGCACTGAGGCGAACGGCGGGTTTGCGGCGGGTATGAATTTCGGTATCCGGCAAATGCTTGAGCATGGAGAGTTTGATGCGTTTTGGCTCTTGAACAACGATGCTTCTGTTGCGCCCGATGCCCTTGGTCAGCTGAAGCAGGCCCTGACAGAGTGTGGCGGCCGAGCCTTGTTCTCACCAGCGATAATCACCACTGAGCAGCAAACACCATGGTTTGCGGGTGGGCGGATTGATTTCTTCCGGATGCGGACGAAACATGAACAGTCATTTATCTCAGAACACACCCCTTATGAAACGGGCTTTCTTACGGGTTGTGCCCTGTTTATTCCGCGAGAGGCGATGGCTTCAATCGGGCTCTTGGATGAACGCTACTTTCTCTATTACGAGGATGCGGCTTATTCGCTCCAGGCTGCGCGCGCGGGCCTCAAGCTCTGGGTCATACCCGAGGCTCGGGTCTCTCATTCCGAGGAAAGCCGTGAGAACCCTACCAAGACCTATTGGCTGGTGCGTTCAGGTGTCGAATTCTTCCTGCGCGAGAGCCGAGGGTTGTGGTGGCTGTGGGTGCGCTGTGTTCTCGTCCTCCGCCAGCTGAAGAACTGGGTCGAAGTCCGATATCGCCCACGACCAGTGGCTGACGAGGTGAAACGGGCGTATACTGATGTTTCGTTATGA
- the rnpA gene encoding ribonuclease P protein component, which translates to MLPKRLRLRGKGGFEAVFRSRKAIFGSEIGLFFRPTVLTEARVGFAFKQKVFPRSATRNFLKRKGSAIMRELTPLLPKATDIVILFNKPFLGSVKYAQLKKELQSLVERLNKEKK; encoded by the coding sequence ATGCTTCCAAAACGCCTTCGTTTGCGAGGGAAGGGCGGTTTTGAGGCCGTTTTTCGCTCAAGAAAGGCTATTTTTGGTTCAGAAATCGGCCTTTTTTTTCGTCCGACAGTTCTGACTGAAGCCCGAGTCGGCTTTGCCTTTAAGCAAAAGGTCTTTCCTCGGTCAGCAACACGGAATTTCCTGAAGCGGAAAGGAAGTGCCATAATGAGGGAGTTGACACCGCTTTTGCCGAAAGCGACCGATATCGTCATCCTCTTCAATAAGCCATTTTTAGGGTCGGTGAAGTATGCACAGTTGAAAAAAGAGCTTCAGAGCTTAGTAGAAAGGCTTAATAAAGAGAAAAAATAG
- the dnaN gene encoding DNA polymerase III subunit beta, whose product MKLSCTQENLRVALSSLERVVGKQSTLPILSNILLETERGQLRLSATNLEIGVITSIGAKIEAEGKITLPAKLLINFIQNLALDQVVSIEQIGTQVVLESGNYTVKINGLDGKDFPIIPERTEGRIFSIEADALRQGLQKTLFCVSLNESRAELTGVLLGFRDGVLILTATDSFRLAEWRMKEKIEGDINSLESSQASVIIPAYTLQEVLRVMSQNAGRVSVALEENQIFFEIGSTRIVSRLINGKFPEYQAIIPKQFSTEIVLQQDEFQRALKIATSFSAYSSGEVVFRLNPEESRLEIQSQSQGIGEQVAKIPYEGELLEPLQIVFNPRYILEGASILTGSQIRIALNSSSTPVRISSDIEQEGYIYIVMPIRK is encoded by the coding sequence ATGAAACTCAGCTGCACTCAAGAAAATCTCCGTGTCGCTCTCTCTTCCCTCGAACGTGTTGTTGGGAAACAAAGTACCTTGCCGATACTCAGTAATATCCTTTTGGAAACAGAGAGGGGGCAACTACGGCTTTCAGCGACCAATCTAGAAATTGGAGTTATTACTTCGATTGGAGCAAAGATTGAAGCAGAAGGGAAGATTACACTCCCAGCAAAATTACTAATAAATTTCATCCAGAATCTCGCTTTAGACCAAGTGGTGAGTATTGAGCAGATTGGGACGCAGGTTGTGCTGGAAAGTGGAAATTATACCGTTAAAATCAATGGTTTAGACGGGAAGGACTTTCCGATTATCCCAGAGCGGACAGAAGGAAGAATTTTTTCAATCGAGGCAGATGCTTTACGTCAGGGTCTTCAAAAGACGCTGTTCTGTGTTTCTTTAAATGAAAGTCGGGCAGAACTTACTGGGGTTCTTTTAGGATTTAGGGATGGGGTGTTGATTCTTACCGCAACCGATAGTTTTCGATTGGCTGAATGGCGGATGAAGGAAAAAATCGAGGGTGATATCAACTCCCTCGAATCGAGCCAAGCATCAGTCATTATCCCGGCCTATACGCTTCAAGAAGTGCTTCGGGTCATGTCTCAGAATGCCGGTCGTGTGAGTGTGGCACTCGAGGAGAATCAGATATTTTTTGAAATCGGGAGTACTCGGATTGTTTCCCGTCTCATTAATGGGAAGTTTCCCGAATATCAAGCCATTATTCCAAAACAATTTTCAACTGAGATTGTTCTTCAGCAGGATGAATTCCAGCGGGCATTGAAGATCGCCACATCCTTTTCAGCATACAGTTCTGGGGAGGTTGTATTTCGGTTGAATCCTGAGGAAAGTAGGCTCGAAATCCAATCCCAATCCCAGGGTATTGGTGAACAAGTTGCTAAGATCCCGTATGAAGGCGAGCTTTTGGAGCCACTACAAATCGTCTTCAATCCGCGCTATATTCTCGAAGGAGCGTCCATCCTTACGGGAAGCCAGATACGGATCGCTTTGAATTCTTCCTCGACGCCCGTCCGAATCTCTTCGGATATCGAACAGGAGGGGTATATTTACATCGTCATGCCGATCAGGAAATGA
- a CDS encoding YidC/Oxa1 family membrane protein insertase translates to MADIFHIVIYQPLYNAVIFFYAGLPIQDFGIAIVLSTILIKAAFFSLSRMQIEQQKRMQEIQPKLKAIQEKYKSDKAEQTKAIMACYKENKVNPFAGCLPLIIQLVFFITFYRIIIGINSNGLVVNGADVYSFVPNPGEIKHIAFGFLDMVKASPVLGALAALAQYFQTKMILPQTTALTVKKEAKEGNDMPDMAAIMGKQMLYLGPALVFFFSFQFPAALSLYWFVSTLLAWLQQKWIFTHQKAPIITPR, encoded by the coding sequence ATGGCAGACATCTTCCACATCGTTATCTATCAACCCCTATATAATGCGGTGATTTTTTTCTATGCCGGCTTGCCTATTCAAGACTTCGGAATTGCGATTGTATTGAGTACTATCCTTATCAAGGCGGCTTTTTTCTCACTTTCTCGGATGCAGATCGAGCAACAGAAGCGGATGCAAGAGATTCAGCCGAAACTGAAGGCGATTCAAGAGAAGTACAAATCAGACAAGGCAGAACAGACGAAGGCGATTATGGCTTGTTATAAGGAAAATAAGGTTAATCCCTTTGCTGGCTGTCTTCCCCTCATTATCCAACTCGTGTTTTTCATCACTTTCTATCGGATTATCATCGGTATTAATTCCAATGGACTCGTGGTCAATGGGGCCGATGTGTACTCTTTTGTGCCCAATCCAGGGGAGATCAAGCATATTGCCTTCGGGTTTTTGGATATGGTGAAGGCCAGTCCGGTGCTCGGCGCGCTGGCCGCCTTGGCTCAGTACTTCCAAACCAAGATGATTTTGCCTCAGACCACTGCCTTGACGGTGAAAAAAGAGGCCAAGGAAGGTAACGACATGCCCGACATGGCTGCTATAATGGGGAAACAGATGTTGTATCTCGGTCCGGCACTGGTATTTTTCTTCAGTTTCCAGTTTCCAGCTGCTCTCTCGCTCTATTGGTTCGTTTCAACGCTCCTGGCCTGGCTTCAGCAAAAATGGATTTTTACCCATCAGAAAGCGCCGATTATTACCCCTCGTTAA
- the rpmH gene encoding 50S ribosomal protein L34, translating to MATKRTYQPKKRRRARRHGFLKRMSEKGGQAVITRRRRQGRKKLSV from the coding sequence ATGGCTACAAAACGCACCTATCAGCCGAAAAAACGCCGCCGCGCTCGTCGTCACGGTTTTCTGAAACGCATGAGTGAAAAGGGCGGCCAAGCGGTTATAACGCGCCGTCGGCGCCAAGGACGGAAGAAGTTGTCTGTTTAG